Proteins found in one Geomonas subterranea genomic segment:
- the gyrB gene encoding DNA topoisomerase (ATP-hydrolyzing) subunit B, with the protein MSSEEQSDYGADKIQILEGLEAVRKRPAMYIGSTAAQGLHHLVYELVDNAIDEALAGYCDAVQVTIHLDGSVTVEDNGRGIPTDMHPTEGRSAAEVVLTVLHAGGKFDNSSYKVSGGLHGVGSSVVNALSTKLELEIRRNGQLFTQSYRRGVPQAPLAITGETKRRGTKITFLPDGEIFETTEFSFDVLSKRLRELAFLNAGVRIKIHDERTEKDHDFFYEGGIRSFVEYLNKNKNLVNPEPIYIKGEKSGVDIEIAMQYNDSYDEKVFSFANNINTHEGGTHLIGFKASLTRTMNNYATANNLLKNVKVAISGDDLREGLTAVISVKISQPQFEGQTKTKLGNSEVKGFVETLMNEKLATYLEENPAMARKILEKSIDAARAREAARKARELTRRKGALEVGTLPGKLADCQEKDPALCELFLVEGDSAGGSAKQGRDRKYQAILPLKGKILNVEKARFDKMLASQEIRTLISALGTSIGKEDFDIAKLRYHRIIIMTDADVDGSHILTLLLTFFFRQMMELIERGYLYIAQPPLYKIKRGRKEQYLKNEVALQAYLLEEGTEDMTLKLGSGSDERVYRGKQIIPILTQLIDFDELFDKVVKKGINELLLKVFLKAGIKPGLEEMSDLIALLPKMKEAYPEVEAQVYDDSIIFAFGNLRVKIDQQIFEVLESYEYAMLLEHHKRVRSVMGVGAGVILGPEDKVMFESESQVEILSWFMESAKKGLYIQRYKGLGEMNPEQLWETTMHQENRVLLQVKIEDAVAAEEIFTVLMGDQVEPRRDFIEQNALNVSNLDV; encoded by the coding sequence ATGAGCTCAGAAGAACAAAGCGATTACGGGGCGGATAAGATCCAGATTCTGGAAGGACTGGAAGCGGTAAGAAAGCGTCCGGCCATGTACATCGGTTCCACCGCTGCTCAGGGTCTGCACCACCTGGTTTACGAACTGGTGGACAACGCCATCGACGAGGCGCTGGCCGGCTACTGCGACGCGGTCCAGGTCACCATCCACCTGGATGGGTCCGTGACCGTCGAGGACAACGGTCGCGGCATCCCTACCGACATGCATCCCACCGAGGGAAGGTCGGCGGCGGAGGTCGTTCTCACCGTGCTCCACGCCGGCGGCAAGTTCGACAACTCCTCCTACAAGGTTTCCGGAGGCCTGCACGGCGTGGGGAGCTCGGTCGTCAACGCGCTTTCCACCAAGCTGGAGCTGGAGATCCGCAGAAACGGCCAGCTCTTCACCCAGAGCTACAGAAGGGGCGTGCCCCAGGCGCCGCTCGCCATCACCGGCGAGACCAAGAGGCGCGGCACCAAGATCACCTTCCTCCCCGACGGCGAGATTTTCGAGACGACGGAGTTCTCCTTCGACGTCCTCTCCAAGAGGCTCAGGGAGCTCGCCTTCCTGAACGCCGGCGTGCGCATCAAGATCCACGACGAGCGGACCGAGAAGGACCACGACTTCTTCTACGAGGGGGGGATCAGGAGCTTCGTCGAGTACCTGAACAAGAACAAGAACCTCGTCAACCCGGAGCCGATCTACATCAAGGGCGAGAAAAGCGGCGTCGATATCGAGATCGCCATGCAGTACAACGACTCCTACGACGAAAAGGTGTTCTCCTTCGCCAACAACATCAACACCCACGAAGGGGGGACGCACCTGATCGGCTTCAAGGCGTCGCTCACCCGTACCATGAACAACTACGCCACCGCCAACAACCTTCTGAAGAACGTGAAGGTGGCGATATCCGGCGACGACCTGAGGGAGGGGCTCACCGCCGTCATCTCGGTGAAGATCTCCCAGCCGCAGTTCGAGGGGCAGACCAAGACCAAGCTGGGCAACTCCGAGGTGAAGGGTTTCGTCGAGACCCTGATGAACGAGAAGCTCGCCACCTACCTGGAAGAGAACCCGGCCATGGCCAGGAAGATCCTGGAGAAGTCCATCGACGCGGCCCGCGCCCGCGAGGCGGCCCGGAAGGCGCGCGAACTGACCCGCCGCAAGGGGGCGCTCGAAGTGGGCACCCTCCCCGGCAAGCTGGCCGACTGCCAGGAGAAAGACCCGGCGCTGTGCGAACTGTTCCTGGTCGAGGGTGACTCCGCAGGGGGCTCGGCGAAGCAGGGGCGCGACCGGAAGTACCAGGCGATCCTCCCCTTGAAGGGTAAGATCCTCAACGTCGAGAAGGCGCGCTTCGACAAGATGCTCGCCTCCCAGGAGATCAGGACCCTGATCTCTGCCCTGGGGACCTCGATCGGCAAGGAAGACTTCGACATCGCGAAGCTCCGTTACCACCGCATCATCATCATGACCGATGCCGACGTCGACGGCTCGCACATCCTGACGCTTTTGCTCACCTTCTTCTTCCGCCAGATGATGGAGCTTATCGAGCGCGGCTACCTCTACATCGCCCAGCCGCCTCTGTACAAGATCAAGCGCGGCAGGAAAGAGCAGTACCTAAAGAACGAAGTGGCGCTGCAGGCCTACCTCCTCGAGGAAGGGACCGAGGACATGACCCTCAAACTGGGCTCCGGCAGCGACGAGCGCGTCTACCGCGGCAAGCAGATCATCCCGATCCTCACCCAGTTGATCGACTTCGACGAACTCTTCGACAAGGTGGTCAAGAAGGGGATCAACGAACTGCTCCTGAAGGTCTTCCTGAAGGCCGGCATCAAGCCGGGCCTGGAGGAGATGTCGGACCTGATCGCGCTTCTGCCCAAGATGAAGGAGGCCTACCCCGAGGTGGAGGCGCAGGTCTACGACGACAGCATCATCTTCGCCTTCGGTAACCTGAGGGTCAAGATCGACCAGCAGATCTTCGAGGTGCTCGAGTCCTACGAGTACGCCATGCTGCTCGAGCATCACAAGCGGGTCCGCTCCGTCATGGGGGTGGGCGCAGGGGTGATCCTCGGACCGGAAGACAAGGTGATGTTCGAGAGCGAGAGCCAGGTGGAGATCCTCTCCTGGTTCATGGAGAGCGCCAAGAAGGGTCTCTACATCCAGCGCTACAAAGGTCTGGGCGAGATGAACCCGGAGCAGCTCTGGGAGACCACCATGCACCAGGAGAACAGGGTGCTCTTGCAGGTGAAGATCGAGGACGCCGTGGCGGCCGAGGAGATCTTTACCGTGCTGATGGGCGACCAGGTCGAGCCGCGCCGCGACTTTATCGAGCAGAATGCCTTGAACGTGAGCAACCTGGACGTGTAG
- the recF gene encoding DNA replication/repair protein RecF (All proteins in this family for which functions are known are DNA-binding proteins that assist the filamentation of RecA onto DNA for the initiation of recombination or recombinational repair.) has product MKLIKLKLASFRNLQNIELVPGKKFNVFYGNNGQGKTNLLESIYLLATMKSFKQAKNVELIAFGSEFALIKGIVERDRVSREIAVLLEKQGKKAKIDAKLATRLDDFFGSLNVVLFTPEEISMVRGGPDLRRRYLDRAVFTCDLSYLAAFHDYSKILKNRNALLKVGDGGGIEVWTDQLIQAAQLVIERRKAYLAEMGKLLQGFYSEISGNDETVQIEYRLHGVDPQAYAEDPAAALADAIKAHAAEEKRRQTTAIGPHRDDLYFGLNGRSARHFASQGQQRSFVLALKMAEIEYITRCFEAPPVLLLDDMTSELDRERNQNLMDFLKKREMQVFITTTSLSNVAIEDMEDNRTFRIKEGRIIEK; this is encoded by the coding sequence ATGAAACTGATAAAACTCAAACTTGCTTCATTCCGTAACCTGCAGAACATCGAGCTTGTTCCGGGCAAGAAGTTCAACGTTTTTTACGGCAACAACGGCCAGGGCAAGACCAACCTGCTGGAATCGATCTACCTCCTCGCCACGATGAAGTCCTTCAAGCAGGCGAAAAACGTCGAGCTGATCGCGTTCGGCTCGGAGTTCGCCCTGATCAAGGGGATCGTGGAACGGGACCGGGTCAGCAGGGAGATAGCGGTCCTGCTGGAGAAGCAGGGGAAGAAGGCGAAGATAGACGCCAAGCTCGCGACGCGGCTGGACGACTTCTTCGGCAGTTTGAACGTGGTGCTCTTCACGCCGGAAGAGATATCCATGGTGCGCGGGGGACCGGACCTGCGGCGCCGGTACCTGGACCGGGCGGTTTTCACCTGCGACCTCAGTTACCTGGCCGCCTTCCACGACTACTCGAAGATCCTCAAGAACCGCAACGCCCTCTTGAAGGTGGGTGACGGAGGCGGGATCGAGGTCTGGACCGACCAGTTGATCCAGGCGGCCCAGCTGGTGATAGAGAGAAGAAAGGCGTATCTTGCCGAGATGGGGAAGCTGCTACAGGGGTTCTACAGCGAGATTTCCGGCAACGACGAGACGGTGCAGATCGAGTACCGGCTGCACGGGGTGGACCCGCAGGCCTACGCGGAAGATCCGGCGGCGGCACTGGCCGATGCCATCAAGGCGCACGCGGCGGAAGAGAAGAGGCGCCAGACCACGGCCATCGGGCCGCACCGGGACGACCTCTACTTCGGCCTGAACGGACGGTCGGCACGGCACTTCGCCTCACAGGGACAGCAGAGGTCCTTCGTGCTGGCGCTCAAGATGGCGGAGATAGAGTACATCACCAGGTGCTTCGAGGCGCCGCCGGTGCTCCTTCTGGATGACATGACCAGCGAACTGGACCGGGAGCGCAATCAGAACCTGATGGATTTTCTGAAGAAAAGGGAGATGCAGGTCTTCATCACCACCACGTCGCTCTCCAACGTGGCGATAGAGGATATGGAAGACAACAGGACCTTCAGAATAAAAGAAGGCCGCATCATCGAGAAGTGA